Proteins from a genomic interval of Equus quagga isolate Etosha38 chromosome 13, UCLA_HA_Equagga_1.0, whole genome shotgun sequence:
- the LGI4 gene encoding leucine-rich repeat LGI family member 4: MGGAGILLLLLAGAGVGAAWRPPKGKCPLSCSCSKDSALCEGSPDLPENFSPSLLSLSLVRTGVAQLKAGSFLRVPTLHLLLFTSNSFSVIEDDAFAGLSHLQYLFIEDNEIGAISKNALRGLRSLTHLSLANNHLETLPRFLFRGLETLTHVDLRGNPFQCDCRVLWLLQWMPTVNASVGTGACAGPSALAHMQLHHLDPKTFKCRAIELSWFQTVGESALGVEPFSYQGEPHIVLAQPFAGRCLILSWDYSLQRFRPEEELSAPSVVACKPLVLGARLIVLAARLWGGSQLWARPSPGLRLAPVQALAPRQLLLPNDAETLWLDQQPCFVVADASKAGSTTLLCRDGPGFYPRQSLHAWHRDTDAEALELDGRPHLLLASASQRPVLFHWSGGRFERRTDIPEAEDVYATHHFQAGGDVFLCLTRYIGDSMVMRWDGSMFRLLQQLPSRGAHVFQPLLIARDQLAILGSDFAFSQVFRLEPDKGLLEPLQELGPPALVAPRAFAHVALAGRRFLFAACFKGPTQIYQHHELDLSA; encoded by the exons ATGGGAGGGGCGGgcattctgctgctgctgctggcaggggcgggggtgggggcggcctGGAGACCCCCAAAGGGAAAGTGTCCTCTGAGCTGCTCCTGCTCCAAAGACAGTGCCCTATGTGAGGGCTCCCCGGACCTGCCCGAGAACTTCTCCCCGAGCCTGCTGTCACT CTCACTCGTCAGGACTGGAGTGGCCCAGCTGAAGGCCGGCAGCTTCCTGAGGGTGCCGACCCTGCACCTGCT CCTCTTCACGTCGAACTCCTTCTCCGTGATCGAGGACGATGCGTTTGCGGGCCTGTCCCACCTGCAGTACCT CTTCATTGAGGACAATGAGATTGGCGCCATCTCTAAGAATGCTCTCAGAGGACTTCGCTCACTCACACACCT GAGCCTGGCCAATAACCACCTTGAGACCCTCCCCAGATTCTTGTTCCGAGGCCTGGAGACCCTGACTCACGT GGACCTCCGCGGGAACCCGTTCCAGTGTGACTGCCGCGTCCTCTGGCTGCTACAGTGGATGCCCACCGTGAACGCCAGCGTGGGGACTGGGGCCTGCGCCGGCCCCTCCGCCCTGGCCCACATGCAGCTCCATCACCTCGACCCCAAGACGTTCAAGTGCAGAGCCATAG AGCTGTCCTGGTTCCAGACGGTCGGGGAGTCGGCACTGGGCGTGGAGCCCTTCTCCTACCAGGGGGAGCCCCACATCGTCCTGGCACAGCCCTTTGCCGGCCGCTGCCTGATCCTCTCCTGGGACTACAGCCTGCAGCGCTTCCGGCCCGAGGAAGAGCTGTCCG CGCCCTCGGTGGTGGCCTGCAAGCCGCTGGTGCTGGGCGCACGTCTCATTGTGCTGGCTGCCCGCCTGTGGGGGGGCTCGCAGCTATGGGCCcggcccagccctggcctccgCCTGGCCCCCGTGCAGGCCCTGGCCCCGcggcagctgctgctgcccaaTGACGCCGAGACCCTGTGGCTGGACCAGCAGCCCTGCTTCGTGGTGGCCGATGCCTCAAAGGCGGGCAGCACCACGCTGCTGTGCCGGGATGGGCCCGGCTTCTACCCGCGCCAGAGCCTGCACGCCTGGCACCGGGACACGGACGCCGAGGCCCTGGAGCTGGATGGCCGGCCCCACCTGCTGCTGGCCTCGGCCTCGCAGCGGCCAGTGCTCTTCCACTGGTCCGGGGGCCGCTTCGAGAGGCGCACCGACATCCCCGAGGCCGAGGACGTCTACGCCACACACCACTTCCAGGCTGGCGGGGATGTGTTCCTGTGCCTGACACGCTACATCGGGGACTCCATG GTCATGCGCTGGGATGGCTCCATGTTCCGCCTGCTGCAGCAGCTTCCCTCACGGGGTGCCCACGTCTTTCAGCCACTGCTCATTGCCAGGGACCAGCTGGCCATCCTGGGCAGCGACTTTGCCTTCAGCCAGGTCTTCCGCCTGGAGCCTGACAAGGGGCTCTTGGAGCCGCTGCAGGAGCTGGGGCCCCCAGCCTTGGTGGCTCCCCGGGCCTTCGCCCACGTCGCCCTGGCGGGCAGACGTTTCCTCTTCGCTGCTTGCTTCAAGGGCCCCACACAGATCTACCAGCATCACGAGTTAGACCTCAGCGCCTGA
- the FXYD3 gene encoding FXYD domain-containing ion transport regulator 3 isoform X1, translating into MQDLVALSLLVLLAGLPALEANDPEDKNSPFYYDWHSLRVSGLICAGILCAVGILVLMSEWRSGRGGGGGGAGKAGLGAPPLTIPLPPTGGKCKCKFRQKPSHRPGDAPPLITPGSAQ; encoded by the exons ATGCAAGACCTGGTGGCCCTGAGCCTGCTCGTCCTCCTGGCAG GCCTGCCTGCCCTGGAAGCCAACGACCCCGAAG ATAAAAACAGTCCTTTCTACTATG ACTGGCACAGCCTCCGGGTCAGCGGGCTCATCTGTGCGGGGATTCTGTGCGCCGTGGGCATCCTGGTCCTCATGAGTGAGTGGAGgagcgggcgggggggggggggggggggggcgggcaaggcagggctgggggcccctCCCCTGaccattcccctccccccaacaggTGGGAAATGCAAATGCAAGTTCCGCCAGAAGCCCAG CCACCGACCAGGGGATGCCCCACCTCTCATCACTCCAG GCTCTGCCCAGTAA
- the FXYD3 gene encoding FXYD domain-containing ion transport regulator 3 isoform X2 — translation MQDLVALSLLVLLAGLPALEANDPEDKNSPFYYDWHSLRVSGLICAGILCAVGILVLMSGKCKCKFRQKPSHRPGDAPPLITPGSAQ, via the exons ATGCAAGACCTGGTGGCCCTGAGCCTGCTCGTCCTCCTGGCAG GCCTGCCTGCCCTGGAAGCCAACGACCCCGAAG ATAAAAACAGTCCTTTCTACTATG ACTGGCACAGCCTCCGGGTCAGCGGGCTCATCTGTGCGGGGATTCTGTGCGCCGTGGGCATCCTGGTCCTCATGA gTGGGAAATGCAAATGCAAGTTCCGCCAGAAGCCCAG CCACCGACCAGGGGATGCCCCACCTCTCATCACTCCAG GCTCTGCCCAGTAA